The Mesoterricola silvestris sequence TGAATCTCTGGGCCACCCGGTACGAACTCAAGGTGCCGGTCCCTGCCGGCACCCCCCGCCCCGCCGCCGTGAAGGTGGAAGCGGGCCGGAAGGACCTGAAGCTGTTCGCCCCCACCCTCCAGTAGCTCAGGCGGTGCGGGACTCCCACATGGCGTTGACGATCTTCCAGGGTCCCGCCGACTTGGCGAGGTGCAGGTGGATCACCCACCCGCACAATTCGGCCACGGCGCTCGCGGAGGCCTTGCGCACCTCGAGGATGCGCACCTCCACCGTGCGCAGGTCCGGGGGCGTCTGGCTCCCGAGGCTTCCCTGCACGCCCAGGGGGCGGGATTGGGTGCCCAGGGTGACGAGGCGGTTGACGTAGTCGGGGTGGAGGGTCCCGAGCATGCCCTCGGAGTCGCCCCAGTACCAGGCCTGGGCGAACTCCTGCACCGCACGCCGGATGGCCGGGGACGGATCCTCGGAAGCGTTCAAGCTAACGGCCGAGAAGGACATTCCCAGGGAACGCTGGGTGATTCCCATATGTCGCGAGTCGCCTCTGGGCATCGGTGCCCCCTTTTCAAAGGTGTTCTGCCTCCTGAGTGCGTCCAAGCCGGCCGGGGTTTACACCCCGCGATGAATTTCCCTGTTGGTGACAAATGGTGGTTTCCTGAAGAACTTGACCAATTCAATCAGGAAAAGTATATTAAACCAGTCTGGACAGGAAGGCCCCTTTGAAGATCTCAGCCCGCGGCAGGTATTCCATGCAAGCGCTGTTCGACCTGGCCCACCACAGCCACGGACAGCCCGTTCCCCTCCACCTCATCGCCCAGAGGCAGGAGCTCAGCCTGCCCTTCCTGGAGCAGATCTTCAACCGCCTGAAGAAGGCGGGGATCGTGGCCAGCGTGCGCGGCCCCAAGGGCGGCTACATCATCACGCGCCCCTGCAACATGGTGACGGTGGGCGATGTGCTGCGCCTCACGGACACCAGCTTCTACGCCTCCGCCAAGGAGGATCCGGTCACCGCGAAGTCCGCCCTGCGCGCCGACGTGAAGATGAACGAGCTGCTGTGGAAGCAGCTCTCCAGCCACATCACCGACTTCATGGACACCATCACCCTGGCCGACCTCTGCGTGGAGAGCCACAGCAACACGTGCCCGGACTGCACCTGCCCCGCCTACACCAAGGGCGTGCAGGAACAGCTGGACAGCGGGGCCCGGCCCCGGTGCGCCGCCCTGGGCTGAGTCCGCTTGAGCAACCCCTGCGCCCTCCCCAGCCTCGCCCTGCCCCCCACCGAAGCCGACCTCAGGACGCTGCCCAAGCTCGAGGAACGCATCCGCCGCCGGGTGGGCATGGCCGTCCATGAATTCGGCCTCATCCAGGACGGGGACCGCATCCTCGTGGGCCTCAGCGGAGGCAAGGACTCCTGGGCGCTGCTGGACGTCCTGGAATCCCTGCGCCGGCGGGCCCCCATCCGGTTCGAGGTCCACGGCGCCACCATCGACCCGGGCTTCCCCGGCTACAACCCCGACCGCATCGCCGAGGTGTGCGAGGCCAAGGGCATCCCCCACGTGATCCTGGGCGCGCCCATCGACACCCTGGTGCGCCGCAAGCCCGACATCACCCCCTGCGCCATCTGCTCCCGGCTTCGCCGGGGAGTGCTCTACTCCTACGCCCGGGAGCAGGGCTTCAACAAGCTGGCCCTGGGCCACCACCTGGACGACCTCATCGAGACCCTGCTCATCAACCAGTTCTTCGAGGGCCGCCTCTCCACCATGCCCCTCAAGCTCGTGAGCGACGACGGCGGCAACACCGTCATCCGCCCCCTGGGCACCTGCGAGGAGGAGGACCTGCGCCGCTTCGCGTGGCTCAAGGGCTATCCCTTCGTGCCCTGCGGCTGCCCCCTGTGCGGGGCCTCGGTGCTGGAATCCCGCCGGGCCCAGGTCAAGGACCTGGTCGCCACCCTCAAGACGAGCATCCCCGACCTGAAGTTCTCCATGCTGAAGGCCATGAAGAACGTGAAACCCTCCCATCTCCTGGACGCGAGACTGCCTCCCGAAACCCGGGACTCCGGAAACTAGACGGGGTATCAACACCATCCTTCGCCGCCGGGATGGGCGGCCCCCATCTCCTTCATCCCATTCATCCGTGTTCATCACCGTTTCGCAGGGCCAATGCTCCGTTGGGTTGGCTCATGCGGGTAATGCCTGCGCCGGCACAAGCCATCGCTGGCCCTGCGAAACAGGGATGAACAGCGATGCCCAGGATGAACAGGATTGGAGGTTTGTTACCACTTCCTCATCCCCAGGCCGGGTTGGTGGGATAATCGCCCCGCAAATCGGATTCAGTACTCAGGTACGGTTCAGATCTCAAATGGAGGATTCATGCTGGCTCGGCTTGAAATCGGGAAAAGGCTGGCTCTTGGTTTCGGCGCGATCCTCGCGCTGATGGTCCTCGCCGTGGGGGTGGGGCACTTCCAATCGCGCCGCGCGGAGGCCACCCTCCGGGACATCGTGGAGAACGAGCAGAAATCCATGGAAAGCGCTTCCCTCATGGATCGCCAGATGCTGCTCACCGGCAGGTTCATCCGGGCCTACGCGCTGGAGGAGACGGCGGCGGCACGCGCCACCCAGAAGGAGAAACTGGCGAAATCCAGGGCCACCTACGAGGAGGCCGAAAGGAAACTGGTCAAGCTGTGCGGCACCGAGGACACCGAGACCCTGGCGCTCCTGAGGACCGTGGGCTCCCACCGGGAGCAGGCCGAGGCCATCCACGCCAGGTTCGTGGGCCTCGTGGACCAGGGCAAGAAGGAGGAGGCGGTCCGGCTCATCTTCGGGGATGGGCGGAAGGTCATTTCGGCCTGGGAGGAAGGGCTTGGCAAGATCGTGGCCCTCCAGGACAAGCAGGCCAGCGAGAAGAGCCTTTCCGCCATCCAGGCTTCCGGGCAGGCTGGGTGGACCCTGCTGGCCCTCGGGGCGGGGGCCATGGTGGCCGGCATCTGGCTTTCCCTGGCCATCTCCCGGAGCGTCGCCGGCCCCGCCCAGGCCATGTGCCAGGCCATCGAAAGGGGCATCGCCAAGGGGGACCTGAAAGTGGATCTCCCGGTGGTCTGCGACGACGAGCTGGGACGCGTGGGCAAGGCGGTCAATGAATTCCTGCACAAGCTGAGGGGGATCTGGAACGACCTGGCGGATGCGTCCGCCCAAACGGCCAGTGGATCCATGGAACTTTCCGCGGGCGCCGAGCAGATGTCGGCGACCACGGATCAGATCGCCAAGAGCACCGAAGTCCAGCGCCAGGGCGCCGAGCAACTGGCGGCGGCGGTGAGCGAGTTCTCGGCGTCCATCCAGCAGGTGGCCGCCAACGTCAAGGAGGCCCGGGACCAGGCCGAGGCGGCCGTCCAGGCCACCGCCCAGGGCCACCGGGCCGGGGCCGACACCACCGAATCCATGGAGGCCATCCGCAGCACCACGGCCCAGATCGTGAAGGCCATCCAGGTGATCCAGGAAATCGCCCGCCAGACCAACCTCCTGAGCCTGAACGCCGCCATCGAGGCGGCCAAGGCCGGGGCCCACGGCAAGGGCTTCGCCGTGGTGGCCGAGGAAGTGCGGAAACTCGCCGAACGCTCCGGCCAGGCCGCCAAGGAAATCGCGGAACTGGTCAAGGGCTCCAACGAAGCCGTGGACCGGGGGAAAGAGACGGTGGGCGCGGCCGTGGCGTCGCTGGAATCCATCCAGGCCAACGTCACGAGCCTCTCCTCCCTCGTCCTGGAGATCGGCAGCGCCTCCGAGGAGCAGGCCCGCACCAGCGACGAAGTGGCCCGGGCCGTGGATCAGAGCGCCAACCACGCCGCCCAGAACGCCACGGCGACCACCCAGCTGGCCAGCACCGTGAGCGAGGTCGCCCGTACGGCCAACGGACTCGCCCGGGTCGCGGAACGCCTTGCGGAGTCCACGGCCCAGTTCAAGGCCTAGATAGAAGCGAACGTCCAATCCCCTATTTCATCCCCTGCATCCTGTTCATCCAGTCCATCCCTGTTCCCGCAGGGCCAGCGATGGGATGGGGCGGCGCGTCGTTGATCTGCATGCGCCGACCCATCCCGGCTCTGGCCCTGCGGGAACAGGGATGAAAAATGGATGAACAGGATGAAGGGGATCAGCCTTTGGACTCTTTCTGTTCCGGGCTGAGGAGCCGGACTTTGGTATTCATGGGATCACGATCTGTTGGCATCGGCACGGGTAGCTGGAGTGGGTCGGGACCTTGAGTTAGAAGATCCTTATCCAGAGCCCCTTGAGGTAGAACCCTTCCGGGTGATTGAGGGCGTAGGGATGGTCCATGGGCTGCCCCAGATGGGCCAGCACCTGGGCTTCGCGGCCGGCCTCCAGCAGCGCGGTCCACACCGCCTCCTGGAACCGGCTCCGGTCCAGGTGCTGGGAGCAGGAGAAGCACCCCAGGATCCCGCCGGGGGCCGTGGCGCGGGCGCCGAGGCGGAAGACGTCCTTGTAGGCCTTGAAGGCCTTTTCCACGTCCTTGCGCTGCTTGGCGAAGGCGGGGGGATCCACCACCACCCGGTCGAAGCTGGCGGGCTCCAGGGCGCGCAGGAGCTCGAAGGCGTCCCCCTCCATGCGCACGTGGGCCGCGGGGTCCAGGCCGTTGGCTTCCCAGTCGCGCTGGGCCTGGTCCAGGGCCTGGGCGGAGATGTCCAGGGTGGCGACCCGGGCCGCCCCGCCCAGGCCGGCGTGGATGGAGAAGCCGCCGGTGTAGCCGAAGGCGTTGAGCACCGTGGCGCCCCTGGAGATCCTCCCCAGGAAGAGACGGTGCTCCCGCTGGTCCAGGAAGAAGCCGGTCTTCTGGCCCTTGAGGAGGTCCACCGCCAGGCGCGCCGGTCCTTCCCGCACCGTGACCGGGCCCGCCAGGGAGCCCTTGAGGAGCCGGTTCACGGGGGCCAGGCCCTCCTCCTTGCGGCCGCCCTGGCTGCGCTCCACGAAGACCGTGATGCCCTCGGCCCGGGCCCGCTCGTACAGCACGGGCCACCAGATGTCCCGCAGGGCCTCCAGGCCGGCGGTGCCCACCTGGATGACCAGGGCGTGGGCGTAGCGGTCCACCACCAGCCCCGGCAGCAGGTCCCCTTCCCCGAAGACCCACCGGCACCCGGCTTCGGGGCCGTCCAGGCCCAGCAGGATCCGCCCCTCCAGGGCCCGGTCCAGGCGCTGGCGGAAGAAGGCCGCGTCCAGGGGACCGTCCTCGAAGCGGAAGATGCGCACCGCCAGGGGATTCGTGGCGGAGGCGGTGCCCACGGCCAGCACGTTGCCCGAGGCGTCCGCCAGGCGCACCAGGGGCGAGGTGGGCGGCGCCGCCAGGGCGCCGGAGTACACCCAGGGGTGCAGCTTGGACAGGAGGGCTTCCTTGCCGGGCTTCAGACGGAGGAGGGAATACGGTTCCATGGCTCCAGCTTACTGCACCCCGTCACTTGGGCGCCGCGGCCTTCCATTCCCGGGATTCCGGGATGAAGAGGGCCTGGCCGTAGCGGTCCTTGCCGAAGTCCGCGATGATCCGCTGGCCCTTGTCGGCCGCGGTGAGCCACGCCAGGAAGGCCGCGGCGCCGGCGTGGTCCACCTGCGGGCACCGGGCCGGGTTGACCAGGATCAGGGAGATGTGGTTGAGCAGCACCTCGTCGCCCTCCACCAGCACCTCCAGCCGGATGTTCTTGCGCGCCCCCAGGTAGCTGGCGCGGTCCATGAGGGTGTAGGCGTTCTGGGCATCGGTGAAGGCGAGGGTGGCCGCGTTGCCCAGGGCGCCCTTCTCGAAGAGCCGGTACCAGGGGGCCGCGGGCTTCAGGCCCGCCTTGATCCACAGGTCCCGCTCCGCCACGTGGGTGCCGGAATTGTCGCCGCGGGTGATGAAGGGCGCGCCCTTGGCGGCCAGGGCCCGCAGGGCGTCCAGGGCGCCCTTCATGCCCCGGATCCCGGCGGGGTCCGCGGCGGGGCCCACGATCACGAAATCGTTGTACATCAGGGGAACCCGCCCCACCCCGTAGCCCTCGGCCACGAAGGCCTCCTCCAGGGCCCGGGCATGGGCCAGGACGAGGTCCACGCTGCCCTGCTTGGCGATCTCCAGGGCGGCCCCGGTGCCGGCGCCCACGTGGCGCACCCGCACCCCGGTCTCCTTCTCGTAGGCGTCCTCCAGGGCCCCCACGACGCCCGAATCGATGGGGCCGATGGTGCTGCCCAGAAGGAGCATCTTCCCAGGCTGCTGGGCGCCCAGGAACGCGGCAACGAACATCAGCCCGAGGGCCAGGATCTGGCGGCGCATGGTGCCTCCACGGAAGGGATGCCCCAGTCTACCTCTTAAGGACCCGCTTCAGGGCCCCGGCGAGGGCCCCCACGGCTTCCCGGGAGGTCCCGGGCAGCATGGAGACCCGGATGACGCTGCGGGCCTCGGCCGCGGAATAGCCCAGGGAGGTGACGGCGTGGCTGGGCCGCGTGGCGCCGCTGTGGCAGGCCGACCCCGTGGAGACGGCGAAGCCCGCCAGGTCCAGGGCGATCTGCACCGATTCCCCGTTGTGGCCCCGGAGCAGGAGGGCGCTGGTGTTGGGCAGGCGGGGCAGGCCCCGGCCCAGGGCCTCGTAGTCCGGGCTCCAGCCCAGCACCTCCGCCTCCAGGTCGTCGCGCAGGGCGGCCAGGGCGGCGTTGGCCTCCACCCGGGCGCCCACGGCCCGGGCGGCTTCGGCCAGGCCCACGATGGCCGGGAGGTCCTCGGTCCCCCCCCGCCGGCGGCGCTCCTGGGGGCCCTCCAGGACCGCGGTCCAGGGCAGGTCCGGGCGCATCCACAGCAGGGCGGCCCCCCGGGGGCCGCCGATCTTGTGCCCGGAGAGGACCGCGGCGTCGCACACCGACAGGTCCAGGGGCACCTTGCCCCAGGCTTGGACGGCGTCCAGGATCCGCACGGCCTCGGGTACCTGGGGCATGGGGTAGCGGATCCCGGTCTCGTTGCTGGCCGCCATCTGCACCACCGTGGCCGCCCCCTCCGCCTCGCAGGGCAGCCACCGCACCATGCTCCAGTCCCGGAGGGGGTTCAGGCAGGCGCTGTGCTCCCCGGGGAAGACCACCGCGGGGAGGCCGCCCAGGCGGGGCTGGAGGCCCCTCAGGAGCAGGTGGAGGGCCTCGGTGGCGCTGGCGCAAAAGACCAGGTGGGCCGGGTCCACGGCCAGCTCGAGCGCCACCGCGCGCCGGGCCTCCTCCAGGAGGTGGCGGGCCCGCTGGCCCTCCCGGTGGGTGCTGGTGGGGTTGGCCCAGGCCTCCGCCGCGGCCCGGGCCTGGGCCGCCAGGACCTCGGGCAGGGGGGGCGTGGTGGCGTTGGCGTCGAAGTAGTACCGGTCCATCCGCTCATTGTCGCCGGGTTGCGGGCAACGCAGGTAGTATCGAAGGCAGAGCCCCCGGGAGCCCCGTGTCCACACCCCTCCATCCCCAGAACGTCATCGCCATGGTCTGGGATTTCGACAAGACGCTGATTCCAGGCTATATGCAGGAGCCGATCTTCGGGGCCTTCGGGGTGGACGAGACGGCCTTCTGGCGGGAGGTGAACGCCCTGCCCGGCTTCTTCGCGCGCCTGGGCGTGACGCTGCACCCGGACACGGCCTACCTGAACCACCTCCTGACCTACGTGCACCACGGGCGCATGCCCGGACTCACCAACGCCCGGCTGCGGGAACTGGGCCGGGAGATCCGCTTCCACCCGGGGCTGCCGGACTTCTTCGAGCGGATCCAGCGGCGCCTGGAGGAGGACCCCGAATCCCGGCGCTTCGAACTGCGCCTGGAACACTACGTGGTCTCCACCGGCCTCAAGGCCATGATCGAAGGTTCGGCCATCAGGCCCTTCGTGAACGGCATCTGGGCCTCGGAATTCCTGGAGTCCCCCGCCCCTCCGGGCTTCGATCCCGACGCCACCGTGGACCTGGACCTGCCCACCTACGAGGCGCTCCTGCCCGAGACCCAGGGCATCTCCCAGATCGCCGTGGCCTACGACAACACCAGCAAGACCCGGGCCCTCTTCGAGATCAACAAGGGCAGCAACGTGAACGCCACCATCGAGGTGAACTCCACCATGCGCCCCGAGGACCGCCGGGTGCCCTTCCACCACATGATCTACATCGCCGACGGCCCCTCGGACGTGCCCGCCTTTTCCGTCATGCGCCAGAACCGCGGCACGGGCTACGCGGTGTACGACCCGGCCAATCCCCTGAGCCTGAGGCAGGTGGACCGCCTGCGCCGGGACGGCCGCATCGACCACTACGGCCCCGCCGACTACCGCGAAGGCAGCCCCACCTCCGACTGGCTCATGATGCAGGTGGAGCGCATCGCCGCCCAGATCGTCGACGAGCGCAAATCCGCCCTGAAGGCCCGGGTGGGTGAAGCGCCCCACCACCTTCCCCACTAGCATGAGGGAATTCCTGCGCACCCTCCACCAGGCCCTGGGACCGGATTCCGGCCTGGTGCTGGTGGGCGGCGCGGTGAGGGACCTGCTGCTGGACCGCCCGAGCCCGGACTGGGACCTGGCCACGGCCCTCCTGCCCGGGGAGGTCATGGACCGGGCCCGGGCCGCGGGCCTGCGGGTGATCCCCACCGGCCTCCAGCACGGCACCGTCACGGTCATGGTGGGCGCCAAGGGTTTCGAGGTCACCACCTTCCGGGGCGACGAGGCCTACGTGGACGGGCGGCGCCCGGAAAGCGTCAGGCTGGGGGTGGCCCTGGAGGAGGACCTCGCCCGCCGGGACTTCACCATCAACGCCATGGCCCTGCCCGCCCAGGCCCTGGATGGAGGCCCCTGGGAGCCCTTCCTGGTGGATCCCTTCGGGGGACGCGGGGACCTGGCCTCGGGCACCCTCCGGGCCGTGGGCGACCCCCTGGAGCGCTTCGGCGAGGACGGCCTCCGGTGCCTGCGGGCCTGCCGCTTCGCGTCCCAGCTGGACTTCGACATCGAACCCGGCACCCTGGCGGCCATCCCCCGGCGCCTGGAGGTGGCCGGGAAGGTCTCCGTGGAGCGGGTCCTGGCCGAGCTCACCAAGCTCCTCTGCGGCCTGCAGCCCGGCAAGGGCCTTTCGGCCCTGGCCACTTCGGGCCTCCTGGGGCTCTGGCTTGCCGAACTGCAGCCCATGATCGGGTGCCTCCAGAACCGCTACCACGCCTATCCCGTGTGGGAGCACACCCTGGAGGTGGTGCGCCGCACCCCCCCCGACCCGGGGCTGCGGTGGGCCGCCCTGCTCCACGACTGCGGCAAGCCCGCGCGCCGCTCCGAGGACGCCCAGGGGCACATCCACTTCTACGGCCATGAGCCCGTGTCGGTGCGCATCGCCGGGGAGATCCTGGCCCGGCTGCGGGCCTCCGGCGCCCTGGCCCGGGACGTGATCGCCCTGGTGGCCCACCACGGCACCCACCCCGGCCCCGAATGGGGCGACCCCGCCTGCCGCCGCTTCCTCCGGCGCCTGCGCGAGGACGGCCTGTCCCTGGAGCGCTGGGGGGCCTTCCGCCTGGCGGACCAGTCCGGCAAGGGCATGGGGGACGGCACCTGCCTGGGGGAGCACCGGGAGGTGATGGCGCGCCTGGAGGCCCTGGCCCGGTCCAACCCGCCCCTGGACGTCAAGGCCCTGGCCCTGGACGGCCGGGCCCTCATGGCCCTGGCGAACCGCAAGGGCGGGCCCTGGCTGGGGGAGCTGCAGGGCCACCTGCTGGAGCGGGTCCTGGACGAGCCCGGCCTGAACGCGCCCGGCCCCCTGGCGGAACTGGCTAGGGCTTTCCTGACACCAGGGGCAGCGTCACCTTGAACCGGGAGCCCTTCCCGGGCTCGCTGTCCACCTCGATGGTGCCCTGGTGGGCCTCCACCAGGGTCCTGCAGATGCTCAGGCCCAGCCCCCAGCCCAGCTTCGCGTCGGCCTCCCGGGCCTGGCTGAAGGGCTTGAAGAGGTCCGCGGCCTGGGCGGGGTCGATGCCGCGGCCGGTGTCCCACACCTCCAGCACCCACGCGGCGGGTTCCAGCCGGCTGCGGATGCCGATCTCGCCGGGGGCGGGGGTGAACTTCAGGGCGTTCTCGATGAGGTTGAAGAGCACCTGCTGCATGGCCTCGGCGTCGGCCAGGATCCAGGTGCGGTCCCCCATGGGGTCCAGGGCGATGCGGGCCGTGAGGTCCCGGGATTCCGCCTTGAGGTGGAGGGTCTCGGCCAGGCCTTCCATGACCTCGCCGGGGTGGCACACGCGGAAGTTCAGGCCGTCGGTGAGGTTCTCGGCCCTGCTGCTGTCCAGCAGGTGCTTCAGGAGCCGCTCCACCCGCTGGGCCTCGCGCCCCAGCACCTTGAGGGCGGAGGCGCCCGGGCCCCCCGGGTTCCCCTCCAGGCGCTCCACGGAGATGAGGATGCTGGTGAGGGGGGAGCGCAGGTCGTGGGTGATGGTGTTCATGAGCTGCACCCGGCCCTCCAGGCTGCGCTTGAGCTGGTGGTGGAGCCGCTCCAGGGAGCGGTTGCGCAGGGTGAGCTCCTCGGTGCGCTCCTGCACCTTGGCCTCCAGCATCCGGGACCGTTTCTGGACCTGCTTGAGCCGGATGTCCACCAGCAGGAGGAAGAGGGCAACGCCCGCCAGGGCGAACCCCGCGCGCGCCCAGGACGTCTGGTACCAGGCCGCGCGCACCCGGATCCGCACCGGGTCCGACTCGGCCCACCCGAGGCCGTCGCCGGCCCTCACCCGCACCGACAGGATGCCCGGGCCCAGGTGGGCGATCTGGAAGAAGGTGCTGGACTGCTCCACGTAGCGCCAGGAACCGTCGATCCACACCTGGTACGACGGGTTCTCGGGCAGGAGCGGCTTGGCGGCGTCGAAGCGCAGGGTCAGGGTGCCCGGGGTGGCGGGCAGGACGATGTTCACGGGCAGCCCGAAGGCCAGGTCCCCCACGGTGGCGTCCAGGATCCGCGGCCTGGGAAGGCCGGGATCCGGCAGCTCCGCGGCGGGGTCCAGGAGGCAGAGCCCCCCCGACATGCCGATCCAGAGGCGGCCCAGGTGGTCCCGGCACACCGCCGAATCCGAGGTCTCGTTGGAAAGCAGCCCGAGGTTGCGGGTGATCTGCATGACCCGCGGCCCGGACCGGCTTGAGCGCAGGACCGAAAGGCCCCGGGCGTGGCCCACCACCAGGTCGCCGTTGCCCAGGCGCGAGATCCAGCTCACGCGGCCGTGGATCCGGGCATTGGCCTCGGAGTAGGGCTCGCAGGGGCCGTCCTCGCCCTGGGGGAAGGCGAAGACGCCGTCGCTGCCGGTGCCCACCCACAGATCGCCCGCGGGCCCCAGGTAGAGGCAGGAGATGGAGCGGGTGCCCACCGGGGTGCCCCGCAGGGCGGGCCGGAAGACCCCGGCGCGGAAGGCGTAGAGGCCGTACCGGGTGGCGGCCAGGAGCCCGTCCCCCCGGGGGATGACGGCGGTGATGGCGGGGTCCCCCACTTCGGCCGGCGCCGGATGGCGGGCGATGAAGGCCCCCCCCGCGTCCAGTTCGATCAGCCCCTGCTCGAGGGTGCAGACCCACAGCCGGCCCCCGTGGGCCACCAGGGAGAGGGTGGTGACGTTCTCCAGTTCCCGGGGCCCCTTGACGATCCGCCCCCCTTCCCAGATCACCAGGCCCTTGGCGGTGCACACCCAGGCGCCGCCCCGGGCGCGGGGCGCCAGGCCCCACACCCCGTTGCTGGGCAGGCCCCGGGCCTGGTCCCAGGCGCCGGTGATGCCCCTGCCCCGCTCCCAGAGCCGGAGCCCGGAGGTCCCGCCGATGAGCATCCGGTCCTGGCCCAGTTCCGCGAAGGCGAGCACCGTGCCCAGCCCCAGGCCCACGCCGGTGCGCACGTCCCGGTCCAGGCACAGGAGCCCGGGCACGGCTTCGGCCACCAGGCCCGCGCCGTCGGTGCCCAGCCAGAGGTCCCCCCGGCTGTCCCGGAGGATGGAGGCCACGCCCTCCCGGGGCAGGCCGTCCAGGTAGGAAAGGACCCGGCCCGCCCCGGAGGGGCTGCGCAGGTAGGCGCCGTCGGCGTCCAGGGCCAGGAGCAGCTCGCCCTGGGGGGTCACCTGCAGGTTGCGCAGCCGCGCCCGGCGGTCCAGCCCGGGCAGGGGGTCCCGCACCCAGGCCAGGCCCCGGTCCAGGCGGTAGAGGCCGTCGGGGGAAAGGGCCCACACCTGGCCCGAAGCGTCGGTGCGCAGGCGGCGGAACCGGGAGGCCATGGGTCCGGGCAGCTCCGCCGCCGCCAGGGTCCTCCCGTCCCAGCGGGCGAGGCGGTCCTTATGGGAGGCCAGCCACACGCGACCCTGGGGATCCACGGCCATGGCGAAGATGGGCTCCTGGCTCCACCCCCCCGGCAGGTCCACCGCCTCGAACCGGCCGCCCCGGAGGCGGAAGAGGCCCAGGCGCGTGCCCGCCAGGAGCTCCCCCGCCGCGTTTTCCGCCAGGCAATAGATGTTGAGGACCGGCAGGCCTTCGGCCCGCCCGAAGTGGGTGATCTTCCCCCCCAGGATGCGGTCCACCCCGCCCTCCTGGCTGGCCACCCAGATGCCCCCGGCCCGGTCCTGCATGAGATCGGTGACGAACAGGGCCGTGAGGCCCTGCTTGGCGGCGAAGGGCTGGAACCCCGAGGCCCCCAGGCGGGCCACGCCCTCGGCCGTGCCCGCCCACAGGAAGCCGTCCCGGTCCTCCAACAGCGCGGTCACCTGACT is a genomic window containing:
- a CDS encoding CCA tRNA nucleotidyltransferase; the encoded protein is MKRPTTFPTSMREFLRTLHQALGPDSGLVLVGGAVRDLLLDRPSPDWDLATALLPGEVMDRARAAGLRVIPTGLQHGTVTVMVGAKGFEVTTFRGDEAYVDGRRPESVRLGVALEEDLARRDFTINAMALPAQALDGGPWEPFLVDPFGGRGDLASGTLRAVGDPLERFGEDGLRCLRACRFASQLDFDIEPGTLAAIPRRLEVAGKVSVERVLAELTKLLCGLQPGKGLSALATSGLLGLWLAELQPMIGCLQNRYHAYPVWEHTLEVVRRTPPDPGLRWAALLHDCGKPARRSEDAQGHIHFYGHEPVSVRIAGEILARLRASGALARDVIALVAHHGTHPGPEWGDPACRRFLRRLREDGLSLERWGAFRLADQSGKGMGDGTCLGEHREVMARLEALARSNPPLDVKALALDGRALMALANRKGGPWLGELQGHLLERVLDEPGLNAPGPLAELARAFLTPGAASP
- a CDS encoding sensor histidine kinase, with product MPVGRRWLARCLVLVLALAGVAQAQVQTYRHFDDRDGLPQSQVTALLEDRDGFLWAGTAEGVARLGASGFQPFAAKQGLTALFVTDLMQDRAGGIWVASQEGGVDRILGGKITHFGRAEGLPVLNIYCLAENAAGELLAGTRLGLFRLRGGRFEAVDLPGGWSQEPIFAMAVDPQGRVWLASHKDRLARWDGRTLAAAELPGPMASRFRRLRTDASGQVWALSPDGLYRLDRGLAWVRDPLPGLDRRARLRNLQVTPQGELLLALDADGAYLRSPSGAGRVLSYLDGLPREGVASILRDSRGDLWLGTDGAGLVAEAVPGLLCLDRDVRTGVGLGLGTVLAFAELGQDRMLIGGTSGLRLWERGRGITGAWDQARGLPSNGVWGLAPRARGGAWVCTAKGLVIWEGGRIVKGPRELENVTTLSLVAHGGRLWVCTLEQGLIELDAGGAFIARHPAPAEVGDPAITAVIPRGDGLLAATRYGLYAFRAGVFRPALRGTPVGTRSISCLYLGPAGDLWVGTGSDGVFAFPQGEDGPCEPYSEANARIHGRVSWISRLGNGDLVVGHARGLSVLRSSRSGPRVMQITRNLGLLSNETSDSAVCRDHLGRLWIGMSGGLCLLDPAAELPDPGLPRPRILDATVGDLAFGLPVNIVLPATPGTLTLRFDAAKPLLPENPSYQVWIDGSWRYVEQSSTFFQIAHLGPGILSVRVRAGDGLGWAESDPVRIRVRAAWYQTSWARAGFALAGVALFLLLVDIRLKQVQKRSRMLEAKVQERTEELTLRNRSLERLHHQLKRSLEGRVQLMNTITHDLRSPLTSILISVERLEGNPGGPGASALKVLGREAQRVERLLKHLLDSSRAENLTDGLNFRVCHPGEVMEGLAETLHLKAESRDLTARIALDPMGDRTWILADAEAMQQVLFNLIENALKFTPAPGEIGIRSRLEPAAWVLEVWDTGRGIDPAQAADLFKPFSQAREADAKLGWGLGLSICRTLVEAHQGTIEVDSEPGKGSRFKVTLPLVSGKP